A window of Acidimicrobiia bacterium contains these coding sequences:
- a CDS encoding amidohydrolase family protein, with translation MTTLHLPGLIDVHTHMRDPGETHKEDWASGTAAALAGGFTAVLAMPNTRPPVIDRGSLDGALDAAGKRARCDYGQFVGAGETNAMAVAALAPEAAGLKMYLDSTYGGLRLDGPGSWRRHLESWPVDCPIALHAEGDTLDAVLTMATELERPVHVCHLSTEQEMFSVLEARHRGVPVTCEVAPHHLFLDQDEMSLLAGRASVRPPLASPSDREALWRHLDDIDCFATDHAPHTIAEKSTDSPPPGFPGLETALPLLIGAVHDGLLTIDDVVARLHDGPRRIFGLDEQDAVVEVDPEASWVVEGMAQQTRAGWTPFEGRTMRGRVVRVVVRGVEVYRDGEVLAAPGSGRNLRTKEQ, from the coding sequence ATGACGACGCTTCACCTCCCGGGCCTCATCGACGTGCACACCCACATGCGCGATCCGGGCGAGACCCACAAGGAGGACTGGGCCTCGGGCACCGCCGCCGCCCTCGCCGGGGGGTTCACCGCCGTCCTCGCCATGCCCAACACCCGGCCACCGGTGATCGACCGGGGGTCTCTCGACGGTGCGCTCGACGCCGCCGGGAAGCGCGCCCGATGTGACTACGGCCAGTTCGTCGGGGCCGGAGAGACCAATGCGATGGCGGTGGCGGCGCTCGCCCCCGAAGCGGCCGGTCTCAAGATGTACCTCGATTCGACCTACGGTGGGCTGCGCCTCGATGGGCCCGGGTCGTGGCGGCGACATCTCGAGTCCTGGCCCGTCGACTGTCCGATCGCCCTTCACGCCGAGGGGGACACCCTCGACGCCGTCCTCACTATGGCGACCGAACTGGAGCGACCGGTGCACGTGTGCCACCTGTCCACCGAGCAGGAGATGTTCAGCGTTCTCGAGGCGCGACATCGCGGCGTCCCGGTGACCTGCGAGGTCGCCCCCCATCACCTCTTCCTCGACCAGGATGAGATGAGTCTTCTCGCCGGACGAGCCTCGGTGCGCCCGCCACTGGCGTCGCCATCCGATCGGGAGGCGTTGTGGCGACACCTCGACGACATCGATTGCTTCGCCACCGACCACGCCCCGCACACCATCGCCGAGAAGTCGACGGACTCCCCACCGCCGGGGTTCCCCGGTCTCGAGACGGCCCTGCCGCTGCTCATCGGGGCCGTCCACGATGGCCTGCTCACCATCGACGACGTCGTGGCACGGCTCCACGACGGCCCCCGGCGGATCTTCGGGCTCGACGAGCAGGACGCCGTGGTCGAGGTGGATCCCGAGGCGTCATGGGTGGTCGAGGGGATGGCCCAGCAGACCAGGGCGGGGTGGACCCCGTTCGAGGGCAGGACGATGCGGGGGAGAGTGGTCCGGGTCGTGGTCAGAGGGGTGGAGGTCTATCGGGACGGCGAGGTCCTCGCCGCCCCCGGATCGGGACGGAATCTACGGACGAAGGAGCAGTGA
- a CDS encoding cytochrome c maturation protein CcmE, giving the protein MSRRGRLILAGTVTVVAMTLVLIGTFQASTPFVAPADLTADHEGRRVQVEGIVQRLEVGTDHLTFELTDGTGATALVRYAYVGRRPLTLEEGRLVVAKGVYRDGVVESDQVSVRAHDEGG; this is encoded by the coding sequence GTGAGTAGGCGGGGACGCCTGATCCTGGCGGGCACGGTCACCGTGGTAGCGATGACCCTGGTGCTCATCGGAACCTTCCAGGCCTCGACGCCGTTCGTCGCTCCCGCAGACCTCACCGCCGACCACGAGGGACGCAGGGTCCAGGTCGAGGGCATCGTCCAGCGTCTCGAGGTCGGGACCGATCATCTCACGTTCGAGCTGACCGACGGCACCGGGGCAACCGCACTCGTTCGGTACGCCTATGTCGGTCGGCGCCCCCTGACCCTCGAGGAGGGGCGTCTGGTCGTGGCCAAGGGCGTGTATCGCGACGGTGTCGTCGAGAGCGATCAGGTGTCGGTGCGGGCGCACGATGAGGGCGGGTGA
- the pyrB gene encoding aspartate carbamoyltransferase, which translates to MDRETMARAYLPFGDKHDAPFYGRDIVSVKQFDVEDLDYIFDVAHEMQAMVARVGTFDLLKGKLLANLFYEPSTRTSSSFTAAMERLGGSVIPINEVRYSSVSKGESLPDTIRTLERYADVIVLRHPDVGASAEAATYASKPIINAGDGVGEHPTQALLDLFTILEELGDVDGLTVTMVGDLRYGRTVHSLSRLLSKFDVRLELVSPEILSMPEEILEELTEAGTLFAVHDSLDTVISATDVLYVTRVQKERFEDESAYDAVKDAFVVTPATLEAAKERMIVMHPLPRVNEITMEVDADPRAAYFRQMEYGMYVRMALLAMVLGKA; encoded by the coding sequence ATGGATCGAGAGACCATGGCACGCGCGTACCTCCCCTTCGGAGACAAGCATGACGCGCCTTTCTACGGGCGCGACATCGTGTCCGTGAAGCAGTTCGACGTCGAGGACCTCGACTACATCTTCGATGTCGCCCACGAGATGCAGGCGATGGTGGCCCGGGTGGGGACCTTCGACCTTCTGAAGGGAAAGCTGCTGGCCAACCTGTTCTACGAGCCGTCCACCCGAACCTCGTCGTCGTTCACTGCCGCCATGGAGCGGCTCGGCGGGAGCGTCATCCCGATCAACGAAGTCCGGTATTCCTCGGTGTCGAAGGGCGAGTCCCTGCCCGACACGATTCGTACCCTCGAGCGCTATGCCGATGTGATTGTGCTTCGCCATCCGGATGTCGGGGCGTCGGCAGAGGCGGCGACATACGCCTCGAAACCGATCATCAACGCCGGTGACGGGGTGGGGGAGCATCCCACCCAGGCGTTGCTCGACCTCTTCACGATCCTCGAGGAGCTCGGCGACGTGGACGGGTTGACGGTGACGATGGTCGGTGACCTCAGATACGGGCGCACGGTGCACTCCCTGTCCCGGCTCCTGTCGAAGTTCGACGTGAGACTCGAGCTGGTGTCTCCCGAGATCCTCAGCATGCCCGAGGAGATCCTCGAGGAACTGACCGAGGCCGGAACCCTGTTCGCGGTGCATGACTCGCTCGACACGGTGATATCCGCCACCGACGTGCTGTACGTGACCCGGGTCCAAAAGGAGCGGTTCGAGGATGAGAGCGCTTACGACGCCGTCAAGGACGCGTTCGTCGTGACCCCAGCCACACTGGAGGCTGCAAAGGAGCGGATGATCGTGATGCATCCGCTCCCGAGGGTGAACGAGATCACCATGGAGGTCGACGCCGATCCGAGGGCGGCCTACTTCCGGCAGATGGAGTACGGCATGTACGTGCGGATGGCGTTGCTGGCGATGGTGTTGGGCAAGGCGTGA
- the pyrF gene encoding orotidine-5'-phosphate decarboxylase encodes MTGFFELLEERSASADSLLCVGIDPRARDAAEAKKVSLDLIAATAPAAAAFKVNSAFFEAHGPSGLEALIEVVEAVPEEIPVILDAKRGDIASTAAAYAEACFGVIGAGAVTINPYLGRDAVDPFLAHPGRGVWVLCRTSNPSGAEIQDDILDSGEMVYERVARLVAGWAGPDRLGLVVGATQPGALARTRAIVPGHWILAPGVGPQGGDADAIGVALRSDRRGVLVPSSRLVGSASNPASMAADLRDALRRVEPREPVLRPRGMAVDLHESGCVRFGEFTLRSGAVSPIYVDLRRLSGRPGLLRQVAALYGSVLGRLAYDHVGAVPYGALPLATAVALERSRSLVWPRRESKEHGTGVRVEGEWRAGDRVVLVDDVVTSGISATEAANLLREAGLVVEHLVVLIEREEQARSALAEQGITLHAIATLGSLVDDLGAAGAIGEDERRAVVAFLAGR; translated from the coding sequence GTGACCGGGTTCTTCGAGCTGCTCGAGGAGCGGTCGGCCTCAGCCGACTCGCTCCTGTGCGTCGGCATCGACCCGCGAGCCCGTGATGCGGCGGAGGCGAAGAAGGTGTCCCTCGATCTGATCGCGGCCACCGCCCCGGCCGCGGCGGCGTTCAAGGTGAACTCCGCATTCTTCGAGGCGCACGGCCCGTCGGGGCTCGAGGCACTCATCGAGGTGGTCGAGGCCGTCCCCGAGGAGATCCCGGTCATCCTCGATGCCAAGCGGGGTGACATCGCCTCGACCGCCGCCGCCTACGCCGAGGCTTGCTTCGGCGTGATCGGGGCCGGGGCGGTCACCATCAACCCGTATCTCGGTCGCGATGCCGTCGACCCGTTCCTCGCCCATCCTGGCCGGGGGGTCTGGGTGCTGTGCCGCACCTCGAATCCGAGCGGAGCAGAGATCCAGGACGACATTCTGGACAGCGGCGAGATGGTGTACGAGCGCGTCGCCCGCCTCGTCGCCGGGTGGGCGGGGCCCGACCGCCTCGGACTCGTCGTGGGCGCCACCCAGCCCGGGGCGCTCGCTCGCACCAGGGCGATCGTCCCGGGGCACTGGATCCTCGCGCCCGGGGTCGGCCCCCAGGGTGGTGACGCCGATGCCATCGGGGTGGCGCTCCGTTCCGATCGGCGAGGAGTCCTCGTACCGTCGTCCCGGCTGGTGGGTAGCGCATCCAACCCGGCGAGCATGGCGGCAGACCTCCGTGACGCACTGAGGAGGGTCGAGCCGAGAGAGCCGGTGCTGCGTCCCCGCGGCATGGCGGTCGACCTGCACGAGTCCGGCTGCGTGCGCTTCGGCGAGTTCACGCTTCGTTCCGGCGCCGTCTCGCCGATCTATGTGGATCTCAGGCGACTGTCGGGCAGGCCGGGACTGCTACGCCAGGTGGCGGCTCTCTACGGATCGGTGCTCGGGCGACTCGCCTACGACCACGTCGGAGCCGTGCCATACGGGGCCCTGCCGCTGGCGACCGCGGTGGCGCTGGAACGGTCCAGGTCGCTGGTGTGGCCCCGCCGGGAGTCGAAGGAGCACGGCACCGGGGTCCGTGTCGAGGGGGAGTGGCGCGCCGGTGACAGGGTGGTCCTGGTCGACGATGTCGTCACCAGCGGCATCAGCGCCACCGAGGCGGCGAACCTGCTGCGTGAGGCGGGGCTGGTCGTCGAGCATCTGGTGGTGCTCATCGAACGCGAGGAACAGGCGAGGTCGGCGCTCGCCGAACAGGGGATCACGCTGCACGCCATCGCAACGCTCGGTTCGCTCGTCGACGATCTCGGTGCGGCGGGCGCGATCGGAGAGGACGAGCGCCGGGCCGTCGTCGCCTTCCTGGCCGGTCGGTGA